The nucleotide window TTTTGAAAACTATGAAGTGGAGCATGATTTTATCGGCGTCGGCCGTCGCATCATGCTTTTAAACGCCCGGCAGATTCAGAGAGTGTACGGCAAGGAGCGGATCATCCTTCTGGCCATCGAAGACATCACCGAGCGCAAGGAAATTGAAGCCGGCTTGGAGAAGACCCGCAAAGAGCTCGAAGCGGCCAACCAAGAGCTTGAGGCGTTTACCTATTCGGTGTCGCACGACCTGCGGGCGCCGTTGCGGGGGGTGCTCGGCTTCTCGCGCATCCTGGTCGACGAGCACGCATCTCAGCTGCCCGCGGAGGTCCAACGCTACCTCAATCTCGTCCTTTCGAATACGCTTCAGATGGGCCGACTGGTGGACGATCTTCTCTCGTTCTCGCGGTTCAGCCGGCAGGCGATGGCCAAGAGTCCGGTCTATCCGGCCGTGCTCGCCCGCGAAGCGCTTGAGGTGCTTGACAGCGGGCCGCCCGGACGTCCGATCCAGATGACCATTGGCGATCTGCCCGCCTGCCAAGGCGATCGCGGGTTGCTGAAGCAGGTTTTTGTCAATCTGCTCTCCAACGCCCTGAAATTCACGCGCAAGCGGGATCCGGCGGTCATCGAGGTCGGTTTTTATCGCCGTGACGGGGAGACCGTGTACTTCATTCGCGATAACGGCGCTGGATTCGATATGCGCTATGTCGGCAAGCTGTTCGGCGTTTTCCAGCGGCTGCATTCGTCGGAGGCCTACGAAGGTACGGGGGTCGGGCTGGCCATCGTCCAGCGGATCATCCACCGTCACGGCGGGCGCATCTGGGGGGAAGGGAAACCGGACCAAGGCGCAACGTTCTTTTTCACGCTCGAAGGAGCCCAGTCATGAATACGCATCCCGTCGAGATCCTACTGGTGGAAGACAATCCCAGCGACGTGGAATTAACGCTGCATGCGCTCCGCAAGAATAATCTGGCCAACAATATCCATATTGTTCGCGACGGCGAGGAGGCGCTTGACTTCCTCTTTTGCCGGGGCGCCTATCAAGGCCGGGACGCCGGCTTGACGCCCAAAGTGGTCTTGCTCGACTTGAAGCTGCCGAAAGTGGACGGACTCGAGGTTCTTCGTCAAATCCGCGCCGACCAGCGGACGCACACCTTGCCCGTGGTCATTATGACTTCCTCGCGCGAGGAACGCGATGTCGTCGCCGGCTACAAGCTAGGGATCAACAGCTACATCGTCAAGCCCGTCGAGTTCGATCAATTCACCGAGGCGGTGAGGCAGATCGGCTGTTATTGGCTGCTGCTGAACCAGCCCCCGACGCCCTAACCGAAGATCAGGGAGAAGGAGGAGGCCGACCGATGCCGACGAAGCTCAAGGTTCTTCTGGTGGAGGATAGCCCCGTCGACGCCGAGCTGGCTTTGCACGAGCTGGGCCGCGCCGGATACGATCCGGAGTGGAAACGGGTCGAAACGGAGACGGAATTTCTGGCCCAGATCGACCAGGGTTGGGAGATCATCCTGGCCGACTACTGCCTGCCGGAGTTCAGCGGACTGCGGGCGATCGAATTAGTGCGGGGGCTCGGTTTAGACCTGCCTCTGATTATCGTCTCAGGGACCATCGGTGAAGACACCGCCGTCGAAACGATGAGGGCCGGCGCGAACGACTACATTATGAAAGATCGGCTGGGGCGCCTGGGTCCTGCCATCGATCGGGAATTGCGCGCCGCCGGCGAGCGGTACGAGCGTAAGCGGGTGGCGGTGGAGCTCCAGGAGGAGAAAGCCCTCATTGATACGGTGGTGGAACATGTTCCTCTTATGGTTTTTCTTAAAGAGGCGACTGACCTGAAATTCGTTGTCTTCAATCGCGCCGGCGAGGAGCTTTTGGGCTACGACCGCAAGGCCCTGCTCGGCAAGAGCGACTTGAACCTCTTCCCGCCCGAACAAGCTGCCCAGTTCATGGCCAGGGACCGGGAGGCGATGATTGAACACGGCGTTGTCGACATCCCGGAGGAACCTATTCTGACGGCCAAGAAAGGCCTACGGCTGCTGCACACGAAAAAAGTGGCTATTTTCGGAGCGGATGGGACGGCCAAATATTTGTTGGGCATATCCGAGGACATCACAGAGCAAAAAAAAGCCGAAAAGGAGCTGCGAGAATCCCTCGCGAGCCTGAGCAAGGCCCTCAACGGGACCATCCATGTCCTTTCCGCTGTTTCGGAAATCAGGGACCCTTACACGGCCGGACACCAGCGGCGGGTGGGGCGGCTGGCCCAGTCCATTGCCCGGGAAATGGGGCTGGCCCCGGCCCGGGTGGAAGGCATCCGTGTGGGCGGAGTCATTCACGACATCGGGAAGCTGGCCATTCCCGCCGAAATATTAAGCAAACCGACTCGGCTGTCAAAGGTCGAATTCGATCTGATCAAATCCCATGCCCAAATCGGCTATGACATCCTCAGGGATATCGATTTCGCCTGGCCGATCGCCGAAATGGCCCGGCAGCATCATGAGCGGTTGGACGGGTCCGGGTATCCTCAAGGCTTGAAAGGCGAGGCGATCCTCCTCGATGCTCGCATTTTGGCCGTGGCCGACGTCATCGAGGCGATGGCCTCGCATCGGCCGTACCGCCCCGCCGTCGGCATCGAGGCCGCGCTTGAAGAGATCGAAAAAAACAAAGGCCTGCTCTATGATTCGGACGCTGTTTCGGCGTGTTTGCGATTGTTCCGCGAACAAGACTTCCGGCTCGAGTAGGACCCCGGTCAGAACGCGGTCACGATACCCGTCAGGAGCCGGTGGTTGTCGCGGAGAAGATCGTGGGTGTATTCGGCCACCCATTTGAGGTTGCGCCGCAGCAAATAATTCACGTTCACGGTCAGGCCGTTCCAACTGGCCGCCTCCAAGCTCGAATCGACCTTGTTCCAGGCGAAGGTGAAGAAGGTCCGGCCCTTTTCTCCCCAGGGGCTGACCATGGCCTCGGCCAGGAAGGCGTCCGTCGTCGCCCCCGCGGCCGCCGTTAGAAAGAGCGGGTTCGAGTCGGTCCGGCGGACATACTCGAGCAGGAGTTCGATCTTCGGCAGGCGTAGCCGCAGGTCCGGTCCGAAATAGGAGACGCTGTTGGTCAACCCGTTGGCACCCGCTTCCTTGCCGCTGTAGCCGAGGATGCCGAGCCGGAGGTTGTCCTTCCAAAAGCTTTGGGCGACGCGGTAGACGAAGCTCTTGTATTTGTCGGAGTCGAAGATGTCCTGCTCGTCGATGCCGTTGCCGTTGACGAGCTGGAGCATGACGTCGGTCCCGAAGGCCGTCCCGGTCGAGGCCATGATCCCCCGATCATAAGACAGGTTGATCCGACTGTCGCCGACCCGGAAGCCGAAGATGGCGTAGCCCTCGGCGGTCAGGCGTGTTTCGGACGGCTTGACCGGGTCGGTGATGCGGTACTGTCCGAAGACGATGTCGACCGGCAGGCCGAAGACGCCGCGAAAGCTCAAATAAGTATCCTCCAACCCGACGATCTTGGCATCCTCGGACATCAGGAAGTAGGTGTAGTAGGAGATCTTGTCCGAGAGGTTGCCGGCGCTCAGAATCTTCATGGCCACAGGGGACTGGAAGTCGGACTTGGCCGCGGGATTGTTAGGGGCGTAGGCCAGGAAGCCGTCGAAGCGCATGGCCAACGGCAGCTCCCGCTGGAGGAGGAGCAGGGGGTCGCCCGTGTCCACGGTGGCTCGCGGGGGCTCCTTGTCCGGGATACGATAACCGTTGTCCATGAACTGCTCCCCGAAGGCCTTAAGCCGGGGCACCGGTGCGTGGCAAACCTCGCAGGAGTAGCCGTACTTGCGGGCGAAGGCGGGAATGGCCGCTGCCGCCTGGACCAGCGCGACGAGGGACAGGGCGAGCAGGCAGAGCTTTTTCATGGCACGTCCTTCAGTAGATAACCTTGACTTCAGCTTCGCCCGCGTTGACTTCCTTGATCTCGTATTCGTCGGCCGGCACCTTGAGGAATTCGGCCACGCTTTTGATCAGCAGGCGATAGTTGAGCTTGGCCTCGAAGCGCAGCGTCCCTTCCGGCAGGGTTTGGGGAAGAATCCAAGTATAGTTTTCGATCTTGGTCTCGCGCGGCCCGATCCGGTAGTCGGTCCCTTGCGTCGCCGTGTTCCACTGGCCGATGGTCATGCGGCCCTTGGGATCGAAATAAGCCATGCGGAAGACGCGGTGGCCCTCCTCGATGTCGTCGCGCTTGACGCCCGCGAATCCCGGGACGTCCATCATCATGTCGCCCATGTCCTGGTAGGCGAGGGCGTTGGACGAGATGGTGTACTCTTCGCCCGGAAAACCCTTCTTGTCCACGGGCAGGGGATAGCGGTTCCCCTTGGCATCGACGGCGTGGACTTCGAGCCAAAGCTGCCGGTCCTCGACCGAGCCAGTCGGGAACTTGTGGCCGGTTTTGGCGTTGTAGAGATGGACTCGGATAACCGCCTTGTCGCCCGGGGCGTAGTCGTCGGCATCGGCATAAACCTTGAGCTCGACGACACCTCTTACCTTGGCCGGGACATGGCCGCCGGGGAAATTGTGGTGGGCCATGTCGGGGAGCGGCTGACCCATGTCGGCGCTCTGGCCGGGGAAGCGCCACATGTGGCAGTCCTGGCAGCGCACGCCCTGTTTACTGTAGGGGCCTTCTTTCCACTCCAGGTGGGTGGATTTGACCCACAGCCCGAAGGGATTCTTCTCGTTATGGCAGGTGCCGCAGAAATCGGGCGACTTCACGAAGTCCGAGTATTTAGTTTCATGGAAGGGCGAGACGGCACCTTCCCGCGGACCGTATTTGACCTTGCCCGGGTTCAGGACGTAGTTGAAGTTGAACGGCGTGTCGCCCTGGAAGCCGGAGATCGTGTGGCAGACGTCGCACGAGACGGACTCGTTGGCCCGGCTGTTGGCCGACGGCAGGGGCGGCGGCGTGTTGCCGATAAAGAACGCGGCCGGCGTGTGGCAGCCGTTGCAGCCGGCTTTAACCTCGGCCACCTTGGGGTCCTTGTTCGCTTGCGGCACGGCCAGCTTGAAGTACTCGATCTCGTCCCAGGGATGGGTGTAGGCCTGGGACATCATGGCCGATTTCCACTCGGTGAAGATCTCCTTGTGGCACTGGGCGCATCGCTTGGGCGTCTCGAACAAGTCGTAGGTCTTTTTTTGCGCCGGCGCGGCCCGGACGACGAGGAAGATGCCGAGCAGAACGACGACGACCCCAATGGCGAATTTGGCGGTTTTTCCCATGGCTGCCTCCCGAGGGCTTGATTGGTGGGCTCATTATAGACGAACGCTGCGCGGCGGTGCAAATAACGCCGGATGCATATTCGAACCCGCCCGCGGCGGGCAGGGAGGAGGATCAGGAGGAGGATCAGGCTGGAAAAAGCCCCCCAAACATGCTAAAGTGAGGTCCCCTTGGGGTGGGCGTTTAGCTCAGCTGGGAGAGCGCCGCGTTCGCAATGCGGAGGCCGGGGGTTCGAGTCCCCCAACGTCCACCACCCTTTCCATCCTTCCCGTCCGGCCGGCCTGCCGGAGAGCGGCGCGGCCGGGATTCCCGCGGGCCGATTTGCACTTTCATTGGCCCTGGGCTATCCTAAGGGCACAAGAAGGGGACTCATGGCCGATGACTTAGGGGGGGCTTAGATCATGTTATGGAAGTGGTCCTTTGGCGTCATCGCCGAAGTCATCGCTTCGGCCAGTATCCTCGTTCTGGCCATTTATTTTCCCTGGCGAGAGCTGAACCGGAGGGCGAGGCTTTTCGGATCCACGCTTCTGCTGGCGTGCGCGTTGTGGATGCTGTCGCACGCCATCGAGATAGGACTGCCGGTTGCCGCCGTTAAGAGTTATTTAATGGGCGCCCAGCTCTTCTGGGGAACCGTAGCCATCACGTTCTGGTGGCTGTATATTATTCACCATAGCGGATCGAAAAAATGGCTGACCGTGCGCGTCTACCGGCTTTTGGGCCTCATGCCGGGCATTCTTATCGTGGGGATCTGGACTAATCCTCTCCACCACCTGATCTGGGGCCGCCCGGGCCTGGACGGCGTTAATCCATATTTGCCGCTTCAGCCTGCCTACGGCATCGTTTATTGGATCGGCATGGCCTATGTCTTTGCTCTGACTCTTTCCGGCAGTCTTCTGCTTATCAAGAAAGTCATCCACCGGCAGCATGGTCGAACCCGGGAATCCGTGGGTTTGCTGATGGCCGTCGCGCTTCCGATGTTGGCCGCTTTGGTCGAAACGCTCGGCTTGAGCAGCTCTTTGAAGCTGTCGATCGGCTTA belongs to Candidatus Aminicenantes bacterium and includes:
- a CDS encoding ATP-binding protein; protein product: FENYEVEHDFIGVGRRIMLLNARQIQRVYGKERIILLAIEDITERKEIEAGLEKTRKELEAANQELEAFTYSVSHDLRAPLRGVLGFSRILVDEHASQLPAEVQRYLNLVLSNTLQMGRLVDDLLSFSRFSRQAMAKSPVYPAVLAREALEVLDSGPPGRPIQMTIGDLPACQGDRGLLKQVFVNLLSNALKFTRKRDPAVIEVGFYRRDGETVYFIRDNGAGFDMRYVGKLFGVFQRLHSSEAYEGTGVGLAIVQRIIHRHGGRIWGEGKPDQGATFFFTLEGAQS
- a CDS encoding response regulator; this encodes MNTHPVEILLVEDNPSDVELTLHALRKNNLANNIHIVRDGEEALDFLFCRGAYQGRDAGLTPKVVLLDLKLPKVDGLEVLRQIRADQRTHTLPVVIMTSSREERDVVAGYKLGINSYIVKPVEFDQFTEAVRQIGCYWLLLNQPPTP
- a CDS encoding HD domain-containing protein, which encodes MPTKLKVLLVEDSPVDAELALHELGRAGYDPEWKRVETETEFLAQIDQGWEIILADYCLPEFSGLRAIELVRGLGLDLPLIIVSGTIGEDTAVETMRAGANDYIMKDRLGRLGPAIDRELRAAGERYERKRVAVELQEEKALIDTVVEHVPLMVFLKEATDLKFVVFNRAGEELLGYDRKALLGKSDLNLFPPEQAAQFMARDREAMIEHGVVDIPEEPILTAKKGLRLLHTKKVAIFGADGTAKYLLGISEDITEQKKAEKELRESLASLSKALNGTIHVLSAVSEIRDPYTAGHQRRVGRLAQSIAREMGLAPARVEGIRVGGVIHDIGKLAIPAEILSKPTRLSKVEFDLIKSHAQIGYDILRDIDFAWPIAEMARQHHERLDGSGYPQGLKGEAILLDARILAVADVIEAMASHRPYRPAVGIEAALEEIEKNKGLLYDSDAVSACLRLFREQDFRLE
- a CDS encoding multiheme c-type cytochrome, yielding MGKTAKFAIGVVVVLLGIFLVVRAAPAQKKTYDLFETPKRCAQCHKEIFTEWKSAMMSQAYTHPWDEIEYFKLAVPQANKDPKVAEVKAGCNGCHTPAAFFIGNTPPPLPSANSRANESVSCDVCHTISGFQGDTPFNFNYVLNPGKVKYGPREGAVSPFHETKYSDFVKSPDFCGTCHNEKNPFGLWVKSTHLEWKEGPYSKQGVRCQDCHMWRFPGQSADMGQPLPDMAHHNFPGGHVPAKVRGVVELKVYADADDYAPGDKAVIRVHLYNAKTGHKFPTGSVEDRQLWLEVHAVDAKGNRYPLPVDKKGFPGEEYTISSNALAYQDMGDMMMDVPGFAGVKRDDIEEGHRVFRMAYFDPKGRMTIGQWNTATQGTDYRIGPRETKIENYTWILPQTLPEGTLRFEAKLNYRLLIKSVAEFLKVPADEYEIKEVNAGEAEVKVIY